From Sporosarcina sp. Te-1, the proteins below share one genomic window:
- a CDS encoding AbgT family transporter codes for METTRKPGFFSKFLNGVEKLGNRLPDPFILFSILAVLVIIASWIFSLFNATVIHPGTGETMQIKNLASGEGLQYILSSMITNFTGFAPLGIVLAMMLGIGLTEKVGMLDYAIKKTIMKSPPALLTYSVAFVGIMGNLASDAAMLLIPPLAAMIFYRVGRHPIAGLAVGYASTGAGFTANLFVVGTDALLAGISTEAAKIMDDSIVVHATDNWYFNIVSVFVLTFLAGFLTSRFIEPRLGKYSGDAVDIEMDEDDPRAGKALRNAVIAGLLYLGLLLVGILWPDSPLLTEDGKIVDSPFLKGIVPVILFFFLTVGVAYGITIGKIKSGKDVSGYMAEAMKDMGSYIVLIFAISQFISFFSWSNIGTWVAVNGAEFLESINFTGIGLILGYIIFTSLLNFLITSGSAKWALEAPVFVPMFMKLGYHPAFTQVAYRVADSSTNIITPLMPYMVVVLSFMQKYDKKAGIGTLISLMIPYSISFLIAWIILILIFFYAGIPFGPGVTPFLN; via the coding sequence ATGGAAACTACGAGGAAACCAGGTTTCTTCAGTAAATTTTTAAACGGGGTGGAGAAGCTCGGTAACCGACTGCCCGACCCGTTCATCCTTTTCTCCATATTAGCGGTGCTTGTCATTATCGCTTCTTGGATTTTCAGTTTGTTTAACGCCACAGTCATCCATCCAGGAACAGGCGAAACGATGCAGATTAAAAACTTGGCTTCCGGCGAAGGACTGCAATATATTCTTTCTTCTATGATCACAAACTTTACCGGCTTCGCCCCTCTCGGCATCGTACTTGCCATGATGCTGGGAATTGGGTTGACCGAAAAAGTCGGTATGCTTGATTATGCCATTAAGAAGACGATCATGAAATCTCCACCTGCCCTACTAACATACTCAGTAGCGTTTGTCGGCATTATGGGGAACTTGGCATCCGATGCCGCCATGCTATTGATTCCACCTCTGGCAGCGATGATCTTTTATCGTGTCGGACGGCATCCGATCGCGGGACTTGCTGTCGGATACGCCTCTACCGGTGCTGGCTTTACAGCCAATTTGTTTGTCGTCGGTACGGATGCGTTGCTTGCCGGGATTTCGACAGAAGCCGCAAAGATCATGGACGATTCTATCGTTGTTCATGCCACCGACAACTGGTATTTTAATATTGTTTCCGTATTCGTCTTAACTTTCCTAGCCGGCTTTTTGACATCGCGTTTTATTGAACCACGCCTAGGTAAGTATTCAGGTGATGCAGTGGATATCGAAATGGATGAAGATGATCCTAGAGCCGGAAAGGCGTTACGAAATGCGGTGATTGCTGGGTTGCTCTATCTTGGGTTATTACTTGTGGGAATCTTGTGGCCGGACAGCCCACTATTGACTGAGGATGGAAAGATAGTCGATTCACCTTTTTTAAAAGGCATTGTGCCGGTCATCCTCTTTTTCTTTTTAACAGTTGGAGTCGCGTACGGAATTACGATTGGTAAAATCAAATCTGGTAAGGACGTCTCAGGTTATATGGCGGAAGCTATGAAAGATATGGGAAGCTATATCGTGCTCATTTTTGCCATTTCCCAATTTATCTCGTTTTTTAGCTGGTCAAATATAGGTACATGGGTTGCAGTGAATGGAGCGGAATTTCTTGAAAGCATCAACTTCACAGGAATTGGACTGATTCTCGGCTATATCATTTTCACCTCATTGTTGAACTTCCTCATTACGTCAGGGTCAGCAAAATGGGCGTTGGAAGCGCCGGTCTTCGTACCAATGTTCATGAAACTAGGTTATCATCCGGCATTCACCCAAGTCGCATATCGAGTGGCGGATTCATCGACTAATATCATAACGCCACTTATGCCTTACATGGTTGTTGTGTTGTCATTCATGCAGAAATACGATAAGAAAGCCGGTATCGGGACATTGATCTCCTTGATGATCCCATACTCGATCAGTTTCCTGATCGCATGGATTATTTTGATCCTCATTTTCTTCTATGCCGGCATCCCATTCGGACCAGGCGTTACACCGTTCTTAAATTGA
- a CDS encoding M20 family metallopeptidase, whose product MTDFTTFTKQYLQENESYFSKVSEFIFRHPETRFEEYESARYLAEQCERQGFTVVRNIAGIETAFSATYGSGEPVIAFLGEFDALSGLSQEPNLTCPKPLDGPNIGHGCGHNLLGTGAFAAACAAKAYLEANGLPGTVKFFGCPGEEGGSGKTFMVREGAFDGVDAALTWHPSPTNSIMSLSSLANYQVFFRFKGITSHAANSPHLGRSALDAVELMNVGVQYLREHIIPEARIHYAITNTGGISPNVVQADAEVLYLIRAPKVDQVDAIYKRVCKIAEGAALMTETNLTIEFDKACSNYIPNRALERLLYDSLIEIGVEPPTEKETTFAKQIFESLTEGEQKDFLNGMRGFGYEGDGSEFEGKYISDVISPYIESDGILAGSTDVSDVSWVVPTAQLSTSTSALGTPLHTWQMTSQGLSTNAHKGMFRAAGSMALTGIKLIAQPDQLDAIKEEFESFTQKHPYTCPIPKDVQPSPLQKA is encoded by the coding sequence GTGACTGATTTTACAACCTTTACAAAGCAATATTTACAAGAAAATGAATCGTATTTCTCGAAGGTGAGCGAATTCATTTTTCGACATCCTGAGACAAGATTCGAGGAATATGAGTCTGCCCGGTATTTGGCTGAACAATGTGAACGGCAAGGCTTTACGGTAGTACGCAATATTGCCGGGATTGAAACCGCTTTCTCCGCAACGTACGGCTCTGGGGAACCGGTCATCGCATTTTTAGGCGAATTCGATGCTTTGTCTGGTTTAAGCCAAGAACCGAATCTCACCTGTCCCAAACCGCTCGATGGACCGAATATCGGACATGGCTGCGGTCATAATTTGTTAGGGACCGGGGCGTTTGCCGCTGCATGTGCCGCTAAGGCGTACCTAGAAGCAAACGGCCTGCCGGGCACTGTGAAATTTTTCGGATGCCCTGGCGAAGAAGGTGGATCCGGAAAGACATTCATGGTGCGCGAAGGAGCATTTGACGGCGTCGATGCTGCTTTGACATGGCACCCGTCACCGACAAACAGCATTATGAGCTTAAGCTCCCTTGCGAACTATCAAGTTTTCTTCCGATTCAAAGGGATCACCTCCCATGCTGCGAACTCCCCTCACTTGGGACGAAGCGCATTAGATGCTGTCGAGCTTATGAACGTCGGCGTTCAATATTTGAGGGAGCATATCATCCCCGAGGCGCGAATACACTATGCCATCACAAATACAGGGGGCATCTCGCCAAATGTCGTGCAGGCCGACGCCGAAGTGCTTTATTTGATCCGTGCACCAAAAGTGGATCAAGTCGATGCAATCTATAAAAGGGTATGCAAAATAGCGGAAGGTGCCGCATTGATGACGGAAACGAATTTGACGATAGAATTTGACAAAGCATGCTCCAATTACATACCGAATCGTGCGCTGGAACGGCTTTTATATGACAGTCTAATCGAAATCGGAGTCGAACCGCCGACAGAAAAAGAGACAACCTTTGCAAAACAAATTTTCGAATCCTTAACCGAAGGAGAACAGAAAGACTTTCTCAATGGCATGAGAGGATTTGGCTATGAAGGCGATGGCAGCGAATTTGAAGGTAAATATATTTCGGATGTCATTTCCCCTTACATCGAATCGGACGGTATTTTAGCAGGTTCGACAGACGTATCAGATGTTAGCTGGGTAGTACCGACTGCTCAACTTTCCACATCTACGTCGGCACTGGGCACACCTCTCCATACTTGGCAGATGACGAGCCAGGGGCTTTCAACCAATGCCCATAAAGGCATGTTCCGAGCAGCGGGTTCCATGGCATTGACGGGAATCAAACTGATTGCCCAACCTGATCAATTGGATGCTATCAAAGAAGAGTTCGAATCATTTACACAGAAACACCCTTATACATGTCCAATTCCAAAAGACGTACAGCCTTCTCCTCTTCAGAAGGCGTGA
- a CDS encoding YsnF/AvaK domain-containing protein — MDDKRFVGVYHSESALLAKVEELKAQGIAEDNIYVVSKNDSDISMVRSRTSADIQTTEEESWLEKFMDFVTGKDHVHGMLHHLGLSEADVDRYYQDIENGGLLLYVDQGEASDYYAENEALFGMTDLGSDQNLGANAVNAYQNMEVRNQYQDSLPPDEQYVNDGEYGRVGGEAVLDRSPLVTDATYSPNGFSNEEERMKLREERLQVDKRQTETGQVSLEKDVVTEEQSVDVPVMREEVYVERRPVTDGDVADADFNLAQEDETIRIPVTEERLEVTKKPVVTEEIVVGKRQVEDVETVSDKVKREEAHLEQDGDVDITGDFYNKRNQNDPDY; from the coding sequence ATGGATGATAAACGATTTGTTGGAGTGTATCATAGTGAATCCGCATTACTTGCGAAGGTTGAAGAATTGAAGGCCCAAGGGATTGCAGAAGATAATATTTATGTCGTGTCGAAGAATGATTCGGATATATCCATGGTGCGGAGCCGCACCTCAGCGGATATCCAGACAACGGAGGAAGAGTCGTGGCTTGAAAAGTTCATGGACTTCGTAACAGGGAAAGACCATGTCCACGGCATGCTTCACCACCTCGGTCTGAGCGAAGCGGATGTGGATCGCTACTATCAGGATATTGAGAATGGCGGTTTGCTGTTATATGTGGATCAGGGCGAGGCATCGGATTACTATGCTGAAAATGAAGCGCTGTTCGGCATGACGGATCTTGGCAGCGATCAAAACCTAGGTGCCAATGCTGTGAATGCCTATCAAAATATGGAGGTGCGCAACCAGTATCAAGACAGTTTGCCTCCGGATGAACAGTACGTCAACGATGGTGAATACGGCCGGGTCGGAGGAGAAGCTGTCCTGGACCGCTCCCCTTTGGTTACGGATGCCACGTACTCTCCTAATGGATTTAGCAATGAAGAAGAACGGATGAAGTTGCGGGAAGAACGTCTGCAGGTCGACAAGCGGCAGACTGAAACTGGACAAGTTTCTTTAGAGAAGGACGTTGTGACGGAGGAACAATCCGTTGATGTGCCTGTCATGCGTGAGGAAGTGTATGTGGAGAGACGCCCCGTCACAGATGGCGATGTGGCAGATGCCGACTTCAATCTGGCGCAAGAGGATGAGACGATTCGTATTCCGGTGACGGAAGAACGCCTCGAAGTGACGAAGAAACCGGTTGTCACAGAGGAAATCGTCGTTGGCAAGCGTCAAGTAGAAGATGTGGAAACTGTCAGCGATAAAGTTAAACGAGAGGAAGCGCATCTCGAGCAGGATGGCGATGTGGATATTACCGGTGACTTTTATAATAAACGAAACCAAAACGATCCTGACTATTAA
- a CDS encoding tetratricopeptide repeat protein, whose amino-acid sequence MRIGHVIRAERVRQEMKQVVLAKGICTPSYLSKIERNLIEPSEEIVELLMERLGLDSAKFLQPAQDKTEQEFSQMLKDSYRNVITKRDKDYTRQQLELLLQENPIFEDQSIYYTHSLIIIRFRLIAGDDLDDIGKELDNMANFSEYFGSMQTYLFTLNKALFYYTKSHFKKALEHFEQVIFQSENIYLEDWEKAELFYMLGVAYTADVRIFHSIEYIRRALAYFRENFQMKRVLDCYILLGITYKKSEQYQEAYEAYTKALQLCDEFNLDNEKGLIYHNIGTLCAIKGKSEEAIENYIKSLELKESHDSPLITIYCLIIEYSKMNDKKLVDEWTSKGLSLYQELNDETLDSYFHHYRFYRSLHQKGGLSVSVAKETIQYFKDIQDFRHVHKYCTALAEWYYSNRKYKLSSIYFREANRYSYIYKKIDNWEDL is encoded by the coding sequence ATGAGGATAGGACATGTGATCCGGGCAGAGCGCGTCCGGCAAGAAATGAAACAAGTCGTTCTGGCAAAAGGGATCTGTACGCCTTCCTACTTATCAAAAATCGAACGAAACCTGATTGAACCCAGTGAAGAAATAGTCGAACTGCTCATGGAACGGCTCGGACTGGATTCAGCCAAATTTTTGCAGCCTGCCCAAGACAAAACCGAACAGGAATTTTCACAAATGCTCAAAGACAGCTATCGGAACGTCATCACCAAGCGGGACAAAGACTACACTCGTCAACAACTTGAACTGCTCCTTCAGGAAAACCCGATTTTTGAAGATCAATCGATTTATTATACTCATTCACTAATAATCATCCGATTTCGGCTTATTGCTGGTGATGATTTGGACGATATCGGAAAAGAATTAGATAATATGGCTAACTTTAGTGAGTATTTCGGTAGCATGCAAACTTATTTATTCACCTTAAACAAAGCCTTGTTTTATTACACTAAAAGTCATTTTAAGAAAGCTTTGGAGCATTTTGAACAAGTTATTTTTCAATCGGAAAATATATATTTAGAAGACTGGGAGAAAGCTGAACTTTTTTATATGCTCGGGGTGGCCTATACAGCGGATGTACGTATATTTCATTCTATTGAATATATCAGAAGAGCTTTAGCTTATTTTAGAGAAAATTTTCAAATGAAAAGAGTGCTTGACTGTTATATTCTTCTAGGTATAACTTATAAAAAAAGTGAGCAATACCAAGAAGCATACGAAGCTTATACTAAGGCATTACAACTTTGTGATGAATTTAATTTAGATAATGAAAAAGGGCTTATCTATCACAACATAGGAACTTTATGCGCAATTAAGGGGAAAAGTGAAGAAGCAATTGAAAACTATATTAAAAGTTTGGAGTTAAAAGAGAGTCATGATAGTCCCCTCATCACCATTTATTGTTTAATAATTGAGTACTCCAAAATGAATGATAAGAAACTAGTCGATGAATGGACTTCTAAAGGATTATCACTATATCAAGAGTTGAATGATGAAACTTTAGATTCTTATTTTCATCATTATAGATTCTATAGATCACTACACCAAAAAGGTGGCTTAAGTGTTTCAGTGGCAAAAGAAACCATTCAGTATTTTAAAGATATACAAGATTTTCGTCATGTTCATAAATATTGTACTGCATTGGCCGAATGGTATTATTCAAACCGGAAATATAAACTTTCATCGATTTACTTCCGAGAAGCAAATCGATATAGTTATATTTATAAAAAAATTGATAATTGGGAGGATTTATAA
- a CDS encoding NlpC/P60 family protein, whose amino-acid sequence MSKKFAILVIPIICVWAVCLHASAKPLGNDNRTGSEVQAEFKENGNGKTYAINVPVANVWRDPSKPRSVDAPAVAPMPNMAKWTKSLTVAEKNGLIGRLDTQALYGDEVTILKTKGNWLYIAIKEQKKPGKSAGYEGWVLKDHVIEHGAYDVKSPIAIVDAKTAMLYGQPKLSPKYAFLEVSYTTILPVAEENGDWITVQTPGDGLKYIRKSDVNVYKNYNAVPKPTGQDIIKAAKDYIGLPYLWAGVSAYGFDCSGLTYSIYKNHGILIPRDSADQASQGTAVKRADLQPGDLLFFARNKGKGAVYHVGMYVGDGKMIHAPNSSKKVEIVSIHSGTYKTNYAGARRYLK is encoded by the coding sequence ATGTCCAAGAAATTTGCAATTTTAGTCATACCCATTATCTGTGTGTGGGCAGTATGCCTCCATGCATCTGCCAAGCCGCTCGGCAATGATAATCGTACTGGTTCGGAAGTACAGGCCGAATTCAAGGAGAATGGTAACGGTAAGACCTACGCGATCAACGTTCCCGTTGCGAATGTCTGGCGGGACCCATCCAAGCCCCGTTCTGTGGATGCGCCGGCTGTTGCTCCGATGCCCAATATGGCAAAGTGGACCAAGAGCTTAACAGTTGCCGAGAAGAATGGATTGATTGGCCGGCTGGATACGCAGGCACTTTACGGTGATGAAGTAACAATATTGAAAACAAAAGGGAATTGGCTCTATATTGCAATTAAGGAGCAGAAAAAGCCTGGAAAATCCGCGGGCTATGAAGGTTGGGTTTTGAAGGATCATGTAATTGAGCATGGAGCGTATGATGTCAAATCTCCTATTGCAATTGTCGATGCGAAGACTGCGATGCTTTATGGGCAGCCGAAGCTTTCACCGAAATATGCCTTCCTTGAAGTCAGTTACACGACAATTTTGCCGGTTGCAGAGGAAAACGGGGATTGGATCACTGTCCAAACGCCTGGGGATGGCTTGAAATATATCCGCAAGTCGGATGTGAATGTATATAAGAATTATAATGCTGTGCCAAAACCGACCGGTCAGGATATCATCAAGGCGGCTAAAGACTATATCGGCCTTCCTTATTTATGGGCGGGTGTTTCGGCTTACGGATTTGACTGTTCCGGGTTGACATACTCGATTTATAAAAATCATGGAATCTTAATTCCACGTGATTCTGCCGACCAAGCGTCACAAGGCACTGCTGTCAAACGGGCCGACTTGCAGCCGGGGGATTTGCTGTTTTTTGCCCGTAATAAGGGAAAAGGTGCGGTCTACCATGTCGGCATGTATGTTGGGGACGGCAAAATGATCCATGCTCCCAATTCGTCCAAGAAAGTGGAAATCGTCTCCATACATTCAGGTACGTATAAAACGAACTATGCGGGGGCCAGAAGATATTTGAAATAA
- a CDS encoding patatin-like phospholipase family protein, translated as MEIDGVFAGGGLKGFALVGAYQVLEEKGYRFKRLAGTSAGAIIASFIAAGYTGREIETMLDEEDLQTLLDPRKAILPLPFMKWLHLYWRMGLYQGKELEHWFFEKLSLKGIYSFSDIAPGSLKLVASDLTNGKMIVLPDDLVHYGIEPETFSVAKALRMSCGIPFFFEPVRLKVPTGDTIIVDGGVLSNFPLWLFDDKEGNRERPVIGMKLSHRKDEMSRKRIENALHLFEALFSTMKNAHDDQYISRKHEKDIIFIPVDHYSATQFDMDDEHKDELLRIGRLRTTVFLHHWRHARPGYSGF; from the coding sequence TTGGAGATCGATGGGGTATTTGCGGGCGGGGGATTAAAGGGGTTTGCTCTCGTTGGTGCGTATCAGGTGCTTGAGGAGAAGGGGTACCGTTTCAAACGACTGGCAGGTACGAGTGCAGGTGCGATTATCGCTTCTTTCATTGCGGCAGGCTATACGGGAAGAGAAATTGAGACGATGTTGGATGAGGAGGATCTTCAGACGCTATTAGATCCCAGGAAGGCAATCTTGCCGTTGCCTTTTATGAAATGGCTCCATTTATATTGGCGTATGGGATTGTATCAAGGGAAGGAACTGGAGCATTGGTTTTTTGAAAAGCTTTCTCTCAAAGGCATTTATTCATTTTCGGATATTGCGCCAGGATCATTGAAATTGGTCGCTTCCGATTTGACGAATGGGAAGATGATTGTGTTGCCGGATGATCTTGTTCATTACGGAATAGAACCGGAAACGTTTTCTGTAGCGAAAGCTCTCAGGATGAGTTGCGGCATTCCATTCTTCTTTGAACCGGTACGGTTGAAGGTGCCGACAGGTGATACGATTATCGTGGACGGAGGGGTGCTGAGCAATTTCCCGTTATGGCTATTTGATGACAAAGAAGGAAACCGGGAAAGGCCGGTTATCGGTATGAAACTGAGCCACCGAAAAGACGAAATGTCCCGTAAACGAATCGAAAATGCATTACATTTGTTTGAAGCGTTGTTTTCTACAATGAAAAACGCTCACGATGATCAGTATATTTCAAGAAAGCATGAGAAGGATATTATTTTCATTCCAGTAGACCATTATAGCGCAACCCAGTTTGATATGGATGATGAACATAAGGACGAATTGCTTAGGATCGGCCGGCTGCGTACTACAGTCTTCTTGCATCATTGGCGACATGCGCGGCCGGGATATAGTGGATTTTAG
- a CDS encoding C40 family peptidase, with product MKKVALSVLLAGSLAFGIAANDAEASTHKVKQGESLWTISQSTHVSVTNLKKWNNLKSDQIKPNQILKTSKASSSSSTAAKTGTYKTKHNVNIRTGAGTKYKIVTLAKKGTSVKVTGQKKVGKEVWYKVSVNGKNGWALSTLLTKGAVAKKSTSNVAFADKVVDQAMGLRGIPYRFGGTTINGFDCSGFVQYAFKKSGKSVPRDTLGQYAASTKVKNPKPGDLVFFQNTYRKGISHVGIYIGNNKFIHAGGKKSQVTSLSNSYWKSKFHSFKRL from the coding sequence ATGAAGAAAGTTGCTTTATCCGTACTTTTAGCAGGTTCATTGGCATTTGGCATAGCGGCAAATGACGCTGAAGCAAGCACACATAAAGTGAAGCAAGGAGAATCCTTATGGACAATCTCTCAATCGACCCATGTATCTGTAACGAATCTCAAAAAATGGAATAATTTGAAATCCGATCAAATCAAACCGAATCAAATATTGAAAACATCCAAAGCATCTTCAAGTTCATCCACGGCAGCTAAAACAGGAACATATAAAACGAAACATAACGTCAATATCCGTACAGGCGCAGGAACAAAATATAAGATCGTCACACTTGCCAAAAAAGGCACATCAGTAAAAGTGACTGGACAAAAAAAGGTCGGCAAAGAAGTTTGGTACAAAGTAAGCGTCAATGGCAAAAACGGTTGGGCCCTCAGCACACTGTTGACCAAAGGAGCCGTTGCCAAAAAGTCTACTTCGAATGTCGCATTTGCTGATAAAGTTGTTGACCAGGCCATGGGACTCCGCGGCATCCCGTATCGTTTTGGAGGCACTACCATTAACGGCTTTGATTGCAGCGGCTTTGTCCAATACGCCTTCAAGAAATCAGGCAAATCCGTCCCTCGCGACACACTGGGACAATATGCAGCATCTACGAAAGTAAAAAATCCAAAACCGGGCGACCTTGTATTCTTCCAAAATACATATCGTAAAGGGATCTCCCACGTAGGAATATATATTGGAAACAATAAATTCATCCACGCGGGCGGCAAAAAGTCCCAAGTGACTAGCTTAAGCAACAGCTACTGGAAGTCTAAATTCCACAGCTTTAAACGATTATAA